In one Methylocaldum szegediense genomic region, the following are encoded:
- a CDS encoding C39 family peptidase → MPLLLKRASIFILTLLLASCAKSPSTTLNIGGDTRIHFPIKSIKALRDENVVKQGYDYSCGAGALATLLTYGVGDQVTEAEIMQELLKTLPKDIEALKKREGFSLADLQTVAKGRGHKAMGFRLAPEYLPKLGGPAIVFIKPRGYAHFAVFRGVKGGRVYLADPALGNVRMPAYRFLDMWLDENGKGVIFVVEAKQGKWPADYPLKLKIPGIAQPEVLTARQMLNTGIVESNLPSIR, encoded by the coding sequence ATGCCGCTTCTTTTAAAAAGGGCGAGCATTTTCATCTTGACCTTGTTGCTCGCCAGCTGCGCCAAGTCTCCGTCAACCACGCTGAACATCGGCGGCGACACCCGGATTCATTTCCCCATCAAATCGATAAAAGCGCTTAGAGACGAAAACGTAGTCAAGCAGGGCTACGACTATTCCTGCGGTGCCGGTGCATTGGCGACGCTTTTGACCTACGGTGTCGGCGACCAGGTTACCGAAGCCGAAATCATGCAGGAGCTTCTTAAAACTTTGCCGAAGGATATCGAGGCGCTGAAGAAACGGGAGGGCTTTTCCCTCGCCGACTTGCAAACGGTAGCAAAAGGCCGGGGACACAAGGCCATGGGTTTTCGGTTGGCGCCGGAATACCTGCCGAAGCTCGGTGGGCCGGCAATCGTTTTCATCAAACCCCGTGGCTATGCCCATTTCGCCGTCTTTCGAGGCGTCAAAGGCGGCCGGGTTTATCTCGCCGATCCGGCGCTCGGCAACGTTCGCATGCCGGCCTACCGTTTCCTGGACATGTGGCTGGACGAAAACGGGAAAGGCGTCATCTTCGTTGTGGAGGCCAAGCAAGGCAAATGGCCTGCGGACTATCCCTTGAAGCTCAAGATTCCCGGCATCGCTCAGCCGGAGGTGCTTACCGCCCGGCAGATGCTGAACACGGGCATCGTCGAATCGAACCTTCCCTCAATCCGATAG
- a CDS encoding helix-turn-helix domain-containing protein has protein sequence MKNPLTIGINGPLCVLLSLLAFSSQAAEDVLTLDEAAQLLRAKPEDVAQMARRNELPGRRIGSEWRFHRTAVMAWLAGKDPVAAALLSEHAEDRSLTPPQETRDKPKVRLLASADLEHIKGRGVASSTNAPATDKKPETMGQKPEETTAEQVFLRDQGVLLKPRQMTLELGFLYQRLDQHIDLPVLNANRGGLSSWNTDREVDSYTSAFTVRYGLLKDLQVFAAIPLQHTSTTWRQSDIETSRILENFDISGTKWGNVTTGIRWGALREGLGHPSVILSVTGSFPTDDWPYSVGGSIALTKSYDPAILFANLEYLHNFVDDEKDVVGFGFAEDRFITTFGIAYALNETLTLSTRFIGDFGTRTVVDGRFGLPSTQRYSLQLGMTSLLTDNLYIEPTVRFGLNGDTRNLALGINLPYTFDL, from the coding sequence ATGAAAAATCCATTGACGATCGGCATCAACGGCCCTTTGTGCGTTCTGTTGAGCCTTCTCGCGTTTAGTAGCCAAGCGGCAGAGGATGTGCTGACACTGGACGAAGCGGCACAGTTGTTACGCGCGAAGCCCGAGGACGTAGCGCAGATGGCCAGGCGCAACGAACTTCCGGGTCGACGTATCGGGTCCGAATGGCGCTTCCATCGCACGGCTGTGATGGCGTGGCTTGCCGGAAAAGACCCGGTGGCGGCGGCCCTTTTGTCGGAGCATGCCGAGGACCGGTCCCTCACACCGCCGCAAGAGACTCGCGACAAGCCTAAGGTGCGGTTATTGGCCAGCGCCGATCTGGAACACATCAAAGGACGGGGCGTAGCCTCTTCGACAAACGCTCCGGCGACGGACAAAAAGCCGGAAACCATGGGGCAAAAACCCGAGGAGACTACGGCGGAGCAAGTTTTTCTGCGCGACCAGGGCGTGCTGCTGAAACCACGGCAAATGACCTTGGAACTGGGGTTTCTGTATCAACGTCTGGATCAACACATCGATTTACCGGTGCTTAACGCCAACCGCGGAGGACTTTCCTCATGGAATACCGATAGGGAAGTGGACAGCTATACCTCCGCGTTTACGGTACGCTATGGTCTATTGAAGGATCTGCAGGTGTTCGCGGCGATTCCGCTGCAGCATACCTCGACGACTTGGCGGCAGAGCGATATCGAAACGAGCCGGATACTCGAAAATTTCGATATCTCGGGCACCAAATGGGGCAACGTCACGACCGGCATTCGCTGGGGCGCGTTGCGCGAAGGACTCGGGCACCCGAGTGTCATCCTGAGCGTTACCGGTTCCTTCCCCACCGACGACTGGCCTTATAGCGTCGGCGGCAGTATCGCCCTCACCAAGAGCTATGATCCCGCCATCCTGTTCGCCAATCTGGAGTATCTCCATAATTTCGTCGACGACGAAAAAGACGTGGTGGGCTTCGGATTTGCCGAGGACCGATTCATCACCACATTTGGGATCGCTTATGCCCTCAACGAAACCCTTACCTTGAGCACGCGATTCATCGGCGATTTCGGTACCCGCACCGTGGTCGACGGCCGTTTCGGCTTGCCGTCCACCCAGCGTTATAGCCTTCAACTAGGTATGACGTCTTTGCTTACGGATAACCTCTATATCGAGCCGACGGTACGTTTCGGCCTTAACGGCGACACCCGCAACTTGGCGTTGGGCATTAACCTTCCGTACACCTTCGATCTGTAA
- a CDS encoding cation transporter dimerization domain-containing protein, which produces MQFHDIRACVSATERLLTLHVLVPGRMTVREGHKLLDGLESDIPRRSRIFSSWPISNRWKIRLLFATKSFREHGYKIRPVIPARISRRSLRHEVRLPTLSGHDVVPLRRCRTPKRRLAAIEAKPGEKSGLPRNRLVDYRSKVYGRLMPNAKLRVSPLRPKRTVGSI; this is translated from the coding sequence ATTCAATTTCACGACATTCGCGCCTGCGTCTCCGCCACCGAGCGACTGCTCACTCTGCACGTGCTCGTTCCAGGCAGGATGACCGTCCGCGAGGGACATAAACTCCTGGATGGGCTTGAATCCGACATCCCGCGGCGGTCCCGGATCTTCTCATCGTGGCCTATATCGAACCGTTGGAAAATCCGTCTTCTTTTCGCGACGAAATCATTCCGTGAGCATGGTTACAAGATCCGGCCGGTCATTCCGGCACGAATAAGCAGGAGGAGCCTTCGGCATGAAGTGCGGCTCCCGACGTTGTCGGGCCACGATGTGGTACCGCTCCGTCGATGCCGCACTCCAAAGCGTCGTCTCGCCGCTATCGAGGCGAAGCCGGGCGAGAAGTCCGGGTTACCCAGAAACCGCCTTGTCGATTACAGATCGAAGGTGTACGGAAGGTTAATGCCCAACGCCAAGTTGCGGGTGTCGCCGTTAAGGCCGAAACGTACCGTCGGCTCGATATAG
- a CDS encoding cation diffusion facilitator family transporter gives MHPQALEALSLGVLFSVTAVLVDLTVTRVLLRAGRRSGSLSLEADGEHLMTDVWATADGWIHLSQSRRLPLSWLQAPGS, from the coding sequence ATGCATCCGCAAGCGCTGGAGGCGCTGAGCTTAGGCGTGCTCTTTTCGGTAACCGCCGTGCTGGTCGATTTGACCGTAACCCGGGTGCTACTGCGGGCCGGGCGCAGGTCCGGATCGCTCTCCTTGGAGGCAGACGGCGAGCATTTGATGACCGACGTCTGGGCCACAGCCGATGGCTGGATCCACCTATCGCAATCCAGGCGGCTGCCACTATCGTGGTTGCAGGCACCCGGCTCATAG
- a CDS encoding YsnF/AvaK domain-containing protein, with protein sequence MESAPLPLAVVVTTDGFRGVVDSEVLPLAEQPAVAVRFEHGERLIIPVNFLDPQQDGTYVLNMNFAEVHTRWQEVPSRTETLTIPVTEERLVRQKRKVETGRVRVTKRVSTHVEQVDQPLVQETVHVERVVVNRPVDEPVPARHEGDTLIIPVFEETLVVRKQLVLKEELRVTRRRTESHRPQQVTLRREEVSVERLPSRAQQATDLEQPDV encoded by the coding sequence ATGGAAAGCGCGCCGCTACCACTCGCGGTAGTCGTCACCACCGACGGATTTCGCGGGGTTGTCGACTCCGAAGTCTTGCCGCTCGCAGAGCAGCCCGCAGTCGCCGTTCGCTTCGAACACGGTGAACGGCTGATTATCCCCGTGAATTTCCTCGACCCGCAACAGGATGGAACCTACGTGCTAAACATGAACTTCGCCGAAGTTCATACCCGCTGGCAGGAAGTACCGAGTCGCACCGAAACGCTGACCATTCCTGTGACGGAAGAGCGATTGGTGCGACAAAAACGTAAGGTGGAAACCGGACGGGTCCGTGTCACCAAGCGGGTTTCCACCCATGTTGAACAGGTCGATCAACCTCTGGTTCAGGAAACGGTGCATGTCGAGCGGGTCGTCGTAAACCGCCCCGTGGACGAACCCGTGCCAGCCCGTCACGAGGGCGACACGCTGATCATCCCCGTATTCGAGGAAACTCTGGTGGTGCGAAAGCAACTTGTGCTCAAGGAAGAGCTGCGGGTGACCCGACGCAGGACGGAATCGCACCGACCGCAACAGGTGACCTTGCGGCGCGAAGAGGTGTCAGTCGAGCGGCTTCCGTCCCGTGCGCAACAGGCGACGGATCTCGAACAGCCCGATGTCTAG
- a CDS encoding DUF2382 domain-containing protein, whose translation MMNTVVGLLESRSEAESVVHDLEREGIDRDHIHVMTSDVEYERELGKTRGAGKESGLRFVLSKLGLLEQRREEIGLPAEDIRYYAEGVRRGGLLVTVETDEKHADRAAQILAEHGAVDIEERATQWQHPAGTTQPAAGKPGTTTGEPARGAEQAKIPVVEEELKVGKRAVKHGGVRVYTHVKERPVDEDVTLREEHVNVERHRVDRPMSEADKAAFKEGSMEFTEMAEEAVASKEARVVEEVTISKGVTEHTETIHDTLRRTEVEVEEFGKGTAGPSPDFASLDSEFRQHYSTQFGNSGQPYDYYLPAYRFGHALGNNPDLAGKDWTVLEPEVRREWERNPSVGKWDQMKNAIRYAWERARGHR comes from the coding sequence ATGATGAACACAGTGGTTGGATTACTGGAGTCGCGATCGGAAGCCGAAAGCGTCGTGCACGACCTCGAGCGCGAAGGCATCGATCGCGATCACATTCATGTTATGACCAGCGATGTCGAATACGAGCGGGAGCTCGGCAAGACCCGCGGAGCCGGGAAAGAATCCGGCCTACGCTTCGTTCTGTCCAAGCTTGGGTTGTTGGAACAGCGGCGGGAAGAAATCGGTCTGCCCGCCGAGGATATCCGGTATTACGCGGAAGGCGTGCGGCGCGGAGGCTTGCTGGTCACGGTCGAGACCGACGAAAAACATGCGGATCGCGCCGCTCAGATTCTGGCTGAGCACGGTGCCGTGGATATCGAAGAGCGCGCGACGCAGTGGCAGCACCCTGCTGGCACGACCCAGCCTGCCGCGGGCAAACCTGGCACCACCACCGGGGAACCAGCGCGTGGCGCCGAGCAGGCCAAGATTCCGGTGGTCGAGGAAGAACTGAAAGTCGGTAAGCGCGCCGTTAAGCACGGCGGAGTGCGCGTTTACACCCATGTCAAGGAGCGTCCGGTAGACGAAGACGTCACCCTACGCGAAGAGCACGTCAACGTCGAACGTCACCGAGTCGACCGTCCCATGTCCGAAGCGGATAAGGCGGCCTTCAAGGAAGGCAGCATGGAGTTCACCGAAATGGCCGAGGAGGCCGTGGCGTCCAAGGAGGCGCGGGTGGTCGAGGAGGTCACCATCAGCAAAGGCGTTACGGAACATACCGAGACCATCCACGATACGCTGCGCCGGACCGAGGTCGAAGTGGAGGAGTTCGGGAAAGGCACGGCCGGACCGTCCCCTGATTTTGCGTCTCTCGATTCGGAATTCCGACAGCACTACTCGACGCAGTTCGGCAATTCCGGGCAGCCTTACGATTACTATCTGCCCGCCTACCGTTTCGGTCACGCGCTGGGTAACAATCCCGACCTTGCCGGCAAAGACTGGACCGTACTGGAACCGGAAGTCCGACGCGAATGGGAAAGAAACCCGTCGGTCGGAAAATGGGACCAGATGAAAAACGCCATTCGTTACGCCTGGGAACGCGCGCGCGGTCATCGCTGA
- the rtcA gene encoding RNA 3'-terminal phosphate cyclase has protein sequence MDCIVIDGSYGEGGGQILRTTLCLSAISGRPVRIENIRARRKKPGLAAQHLTAVFAAAKLCDAELSGAELGSKTLTFAPRTKPKAGDYLFDVAEARRGGSAGAVTLVLQTVLLPLALAEGSSRVVFLGGTHVPMSPPFDYVRNVWLSYLKLMGIRAELSLERSGWYPVGQGEMRLEISGTPAGEREKLRPLTLPERGELVAITGRALAANLPEHVAVRMADRAQTILRRKNMSCEIDAVSVRAACPGAGIFLVARYQHALAGFSALGERGKPAEQVAEDVCAKLLEHHHTNASVDEHLADQLVLPCALADGESVYTVDPMTRHLSTNAWVVERFGVAEVELISTSATAGLVRVFPNP, from the coding sequence ATGGATTGCATCGTTATCGACGGTTCCTACGGAGAAGGCGGCGGGCAAATCCTCAGGACCACGCTTTGCCTGTCCGCCATCAGCGGTCGCCCCGTACGTATCGAAAACATCCGCGCTAGGCGCAAGAAGCCTGGATTGGCCGCCCAGCACCTGACCGCGGTGTTTGCGGCGGCCAAGCTTTGCGATGCCGAATTGAGCGGCGCCGAACTGGGCTCCAAGACGTTGACGTTCGCACCGCGGACAAAGCCTAAGGCGGGCGATTATCTGTTCGATGTGGCGGAAGCGAGGCGAGGCGGCAGTGCCGGAGCAGTGACACTGGTACTTCAGACGGTACTGTTGCCTCTGGCTCTGGCCGAAGGCAGTTCTAGGGTGGTGTTTCTGGGAGGAACGCATGTGCCGATGAGCCCCCCCTTCGACTATGTTCGCAACGTGTGGCTGTCTTACTTGAAACTGATGGGCATTCGCGCCGAACTTAGCCTGGAACGGTCTGGTTGGTATCCGGTCGGGCAAGGCGAAATGAGGCTGGAGATCAGCGGAACCCCGGCGGGGGAACGAGAAAAATTACGCCCGCTGACTCTGCCGGAACGGGGCGAGTTAGTCGCGATCACCGGCCGTGCGCTCGCCGCCAATCTTCCCGAACACGTGGCCGTACGCATGGCGGACCGTGCGCAAACCATATTGCGGCGGAAGAACATGTCTTGCGAGATCGACGCGGTTTCGGTTCGAGCAGCCTGCCCCGGTGCGGGAATTTTTCTGGTCGCGCGCTACCAGCACGCTTTGGCTGGTTTTAGCGCCCTGGGCGAACGTGGGAAGCCGGCGGAGCAAGTCGCCGAGGACGTCTGCGCGAAACTTCTGGAGCACCATCACACGAATGCTTCGGTAGACGAGCATTTGGCGGATCAACTGGTGTTGCCATGCGCTCTCGCGGATGGCGAGTCCGTTTATACGGTCGATCCGATGACTCGGCACCTTTCGACCAACGCTTGGGTGGTGGAGCGTTTCGGCGTGGCCGAAGTCGAATTGATATCAACCTCGGCTACGGCCGGTCTGGTGCGAGTTTTTCCGAATCCGTGA
- the polX gene encoding DNA polymerase/3'-5' exonuclease PolX, with the protein MPIRNADIAAILEEIADLLEIDGANVFRIRAYHNAARILKELGQDVRTMVEKGEDLTRLPGIGADLAGKIKEIVDTGRCKVLDDLHKRLPPAIVELLRIPGLGPKRVRVLYRELGIQTLEQLRRAVREHRIRSLPGFGEKTEMHIADALEAHGGGVGRYTRVAADQYAAPLLDYLNTVPGIDKVVIAGSYRRAKETVGDLDILATGSSEGLVMQRFVEYDDVEEILSQGPTRASVLLRGGLQVDFRVVPKESYGAALHYFTGSKAHNIAIRRLGQERGLKINEYGVFRGDKRVAGDTEESVFASVGLPFIPAELREDQGEIEAAKAGYLPKLVELSDLKGDLHAHTKASDGHNTILEMAQAAKSHGLQYLAITEHSRRLTVAHGLDPVRLLKQIDEIDKLNETLDGIVLLKGIEVDILEDGSLDLPDDVLGRLDIVVGAVHSRFGLSRIKQTERILRAMDRPYFNILAHPSGRLIGRREPYEVDMSRIIRKAKERGCFLELNANPERLDLVDSHCRMAREEGVLVSLNSDAHSILDFRNLRYAVGQARRGWLEPGDVLNTRSLKELRPLLCGTR; encoded by the coding sequence ATGCCTATCCGAAACGCTGATATCGCCGCGATTCTCGAGGAAATCGCCGATCTCTTGGAGATCGACGGTGCGAACGTGTTTCGGATTCGCGCCTACCACAACGCTGCCCGTATTCTCAAAGAGCTTGGTCAGGATGTGCGCACGATGGTGGAGAAGGGCGAGGATCTGACTCGGTTGCCCGGTATCGGGGCCGATCTGGCTGGCAAGATCAAGGAAATCGTCGACACCGGCCGTTGCAAGGTACTGGACGATCTGCACAAGCGTCTTCCGCCCGCCATCGTGGAACTCTTGAGGATTCCGGGGTTGGGACCGAAGCGGGTAAGAGTGCTGTACCGCGAACTCGGTATTCAAACCCTCGAGCAGCTGAGGCGCGCGGTACGTGAGCATAGAATCCGGTCGCTTCCAGGGTTCGGCGAGAAGACCGAAATGCACATCGCTGACGCTCTGGAGGCTCACGGTGGCGGAGTGGGGCGCTATACCCGCGTTGCCGCCGATCAATACGCGGCACCTTTGCTCGATTACTTGAACACGGTTCCCGGCATCGACAAAGTGGTGATCGCCGGTAGCTATCGCCGCGCCAAGGAGACCGTGGGTGATCTCGATATTCTGGCGACCGGTAGCTCGGAAGGCCTGGTGATGCAGCGTTTCGTCGAGTATGACGATGTCGAGGAGATTCTGTCGCAGGGGCCGACACGGGCTAGTGTGCTGCTGCGTGGCGGATTGCAAGTGGACTTCAGAGTGGTTCCTAAGGAAAGCTATGGCGCGGCGCTGCATTATTTCACCGGCAGCAAAGCGCACAACATCGCCATTCGGCGCCTGGGGCAGGAGAGGGGACTTAAGATCAACGAATACGGCGTATTTCGGGGCGACAAGCGCGTCGCGGGCGACACCGAAGAATCGGTTTTCGCCTCTGTCGGACTGCCCTTTATTCCGGCAGAACTGCGCGAAGATCAGGGCGAAATCGAGGCGGCCAAGGCCGGATATCTGCCTAAGTTGGTCGAGTTGTCGGATCTCAAAGGCGATCTCCATGCACATACCAAGGCGTCGGACGGTCACAACACGATTCTGGAAATGGCTCAAGCTGCAAAAAGCCATGGCCTCCAATATCTCGCCATCACCGAGCATTCCCGCCGGCTGACGGTGGCTCACGGTCTTGATCCGGTCCGGTTACTCAAACAGATCGATGAAATCGATAAGCTGAACGAAACCCTGGATGGTATCGTTCTCCTTAAGGGTATCGAAGTGGATATTCTGGAGGACGGTAGTCTGGATCTGCCGGACGATGTGCTTGGTCGGCTGGACATCGTGGTTGGTGCTGTGCACAGCCGGTTTGGCCTATCCCGGATTAAGCAGACCGAGCGGATACTGAGGGCGATGGATCGTCCCTATTTCAACATTCTGGCGCATCCCTCCGGTCGATTGATTGGACGCCGCGAGCCCTATGAGGTCGATATGTCGCGCATCATTCGCAAGGCGAAAGAGCGCGGGTGTTTTCTCGAACTCAATGCCAATCCGGAGCGTCTCGACCTCGTCGACAGCCACTGTCGAATGGCCAGGGAGGAGGGCGTTCTGGTCAGTCTCAATTCCGACGCGCACAGCATTCTCGATTTCCGAAACCTGCGCTACGCCGTCGGACAGGCTAGACGCGGCTGGTTGGAGCCCGGCGACGTGCTCAACACCCGTAGCCTGAAGGAACTGCGTCCCTTGCTTTGCGGTACCCGTTGA
- the yihA gene encoding ribosome biogenesis GTP-binding protein YihA/YsxC, whose product MNTNYQKARYLASAPNVRNAPQDVGFEVAFAGRSNAGKSSAINAITQQKSLARVSKTPGRTRMLNFFRLDDQRRLVDLPGYGYAEVPEAIQKNWREALERYFSERRSLRGVFLVMDIRHPLTSFDRLMIEWCRHWDLPLHIALTKADKLGRSAALQALRTVEAELKTIEGLEISLQIFSALKRVGLEEAWAVLDRWLGLPGASGPE is encoded by the coding sequence ATGAATACCAATTATCAAAAGGCCCGCTATCTGGCGAGCGCCCCAAACGTGAGAAATGCACCGCAGGACGTAGGTTTCGAAGTCGCGTTTGCGGGACGTTCGAACGCCGGAAAATCCAGCGCGATCAATGCGATCACGCAACAAAAGTCGCTCGCGCGGGTCAGCAAGACGCCCGGTCGAACCCGGATGCTCAATTTTTTCCGGTTGGATGACCAAAGACGGTTAGTCGATCTTCCGGGGTACGGCTATGCTGAGGTACCGGAGGCGATTCAGAAGAATTGGCGCGAGGCGTTGGAGCGCTATTTCAGCGAGCGCCGATCCTTGCGCGGTGTGTTTCTAGTGATGGATATCCGCCATCCCCTGACGTCTTTCGATCGACTCATGATCGAGTGGTGTCGTCATTGGGACTTGCCTCTACACATTGCCCTGACCAAGGCGGACAAGCTCGGCAGGAGCGCCGCGCTACAAGCCTTGCGCACGGTCGAAGCCGAGTTGAAGACAATCGAGGGATTGGAGATCAGCCTGCAGATTTTTTCGGCGCTCAAGCGTGTCGGATTGGAGGAAGCGTGGGCGGTATTAGACCGCTGGCTGGGGCTGCCCGGAGCGAGCGGGCCTGAATGA
- a CDS encoding c-type cytochrome: protein MMGKSALRALSVCIVLLSGPSLVHAQGNAAAGKEKSEPCAGCHGEDGNSNAPIFPKLAGQHASYLAKQLHEFKTEKRVNPTMTAMAEPLSDEDIDDIAAFYAQQKITVEKAEAPNALGEAIYRTGNASSGVPACTGCHGPDGSGIPSARFPALRGQYAAYLEKTLNDFKSGERANDANSIMRAIAAKLSDEEIAAVSSYTSGLR, encoded by the coding sequence ATGATGGGGAAAAGTGCGTTACGTGCATTATCGGTTTGTATCGTGTTGTTGAGTGGTCCTTCCCTCGTTCATGCGCAGGGGAATGCGGCGGCAGGAAAAGAAAAATCAGAGCCCTGTGCCGGCTGTCACGGCGAGGACGGAAACAGCAACGCGCCGATATTTCCCAAATTGGCCGGCCAGCACGCTTCCTATCTTGCGAAGCAGTTGCACGAGTTCAAGACTGAGAAGAGAGTCAACCCGACCATGACCGCGATGGCCGAACCCCTGTCCGATGAGGACATCGACGATATCGCCGCATTTTACGCCCAGCAGAAGATCACGGTCGAAAAGGCGGAAGCGCCTAATGCATTGGGAGAGGCGATTTACCGTACCGGCAATGCCTCGTCCGGGGTTCCGGCCTGTACCGGTTGCCACGGCCCGGACGGCTCTGGTATTCCTTCCGCCCGATTTCCGGCGCTACGCGGCCAATATGCCGCCTATCTGGAAAAAACCCTAAATGATTTCAAGTCCGGCGAGCGAGCCAATGATGCGAATTCTATCATGCGGGCGATCGCGGCTAAGCTGAGCGATGAGGAAATCGCCGCTGTTTCCAGCTACACCTCGGGATTAAGGTGA
- a CDS encoding thiol:disulfide interchange protein DsbA/DsbL, whose amino-acid sequence MKSALSLLACLVLFSSVVFGAAKPEEFKQGVDYEIIDPPQPTVDPSKIEVREFFWYGCPHCYHFEPDLNAWLKKKPDNVVFVRQPAIFNARWAAHAKAYFTAEALGVIDKVHADFYDAIQNKKQALESEAELAKFFGEHGVSEDAFRKAYKSFAVDTKMRQAEPMAARYGVTGTPNVIVNGKYRIAPQQAKSFPRMIAIMNYLIDKESSEVKDAQ is encoded by the coding sequence ATGAAATCGGCGTTGAGTTTGCTGGCTTGCTTGGTGTTGTTTTCGTCAGTGGTTTTCGGGGCAGCTAAGCCCGAAGAGTTCAAACAAGGCGTCGACTACGAAATCATTGACCCGCCGCAACCGACAGTCGATCCGTCCAAGATCGAAGTCAGGGAGTTCTTCTGGTATGGCTGTCCCCACTGCTATCACTTTGAGCCGGACTTAAACGCGTGGCTGAAGAAGAAGCCGGACAATGTTGTTTTCGTTCGGCAGCCCGCAATTTTCAATGCACGCTGGGCGGCTCACGCCAAGGCGTACTTTACGGCGGAAGCGCTCGGCGTAATCGATAAGGTCCATGCGGATTTTTACGACGCAATCCAAAACAAGAAACAGGCTTTAGAGAGCGAGGCCGAGTTGGCTAAGTTCTTCGGCGAACACGGCGTATCCGAAGACGCGTTTCGCAAAGCCTACAAATCGTTTGCAGTCGATACTAAAATGAGGCAGGCCGAGCCTATGGCGGCCCGCTACGGCGTGACAGGGACGCCTAATGTGATCGTCAACGGGAAATACCGCATCGCTCCTCAGCAAGCGAAGTCGTTTCCGCGGATGATCGCGATCATGAACTATCTAATCGATAAGGAATCCAGCGAAGTCAAGGACGCCCAATAA
- a CDS encoding endonuclease/exonuclease/phosphatase family protein produces the protein MTSRAVASSLEATAPINKRRIRFASFNIQTGITTSSYRDYIIGSWRHIWPSQKRLVNLIRIAHLLKPFDIVGLQEVDGGGARSHHIVQTQYLAETAGFAYWHNQVNRRIGNLALHSNGLLSRIKPDFIHDYKLPGLPGRGALLARFGSVGDEALYLCIVHLALSRRARLKQIAFISELLRDLSFVVLMGDLNCEPNSPELNLLTSVTELCDPMCELKTFPSWRPHKMLDHILVTPSLQVTNVQVINFACSDHLPIAMEVELPDQLAVAA, from the coding sequence ATGACATCTCGGGCTGTTGCAAGTTCCTTGGAGGCTACCGCGCCGATCAACAAGCGGCGTATCCGATTCGCGAGTTTCAATATTCAAACGGGCATCACGACGTCCAGTTATCGGGACTATATCATCGGGAGCTGGCGGCACATTTGGCCTTCGCAAAAGCGACTCGTGAATCTGATACGCATCGCTCATCTCCTCAAGCCTTTCGATATCGTCGGTTTGCAGGAAGTAGACGGAGGCGGCGCACGCAGCCACCACATCGTTCAAACACAGTATCTTGCGGAAACGGCTGGTTTCGCTTATTGGCATAACCAGGTGAACCGACGTATCGGCAATCTGGCTCTGCATAGCAACGGACTGTTGAGCCGCATCAAACCCGATTTCATTCACGACTACAAGCTGCCGGGCTTGCCTGGGCGGGGTGCCTTGCTGGCTCGCTTTGGCTCCGTGGGAGACGAAGCCTTGTATCTGTGCATTGTGCATCTGGCGTTGAGCCGGCGCGCGCGTCTCAAGCAGATCGCGTTCATCAGCGAGTTGCTGCGTGATCTATCCTTCGTTGTTTTGATGGGAGATTTGAACTGCGAGCCGAATTCGCCTGAACTCAATCTATTGACGTCCGTGACCGAGCTTTGCGACCCGATGTGTGAGCTGAAGACCTTCCCGAGCTGGCGCCCGCACAAGATGCTCGATCACATTCTGGTGACGCCGAGTCTTCAGGTGACAAACGTCCAGGTGATCAACTTCGCCTGCTCCGACCACTTGCCCATCGCGATGGAAGTAGAGTTGCCGGATCAACTGGCAGTCGCAGCCTGA